A single region of the Pontimicrobium sp. SW4 genome encodes:
- a CDS encoding oligosaccharide flippase family protein has translation MTNKNSYRDILKTTSLFSGVQVLNVLISIVKSKLAAILIGPAGIGILGLLNSTLNVIVGLSKLGLDVSAVKEISALNEKNKSRAIKIIDVLRRLCWITGLLGAVITFVFSSWLSKLTFGDSSHTTSFMLLSFAVLFNQLTVGNLAILQGLRKLKRLAKASLWGSFFSLIVIIPLYYYYGIEGIVPAIILISVFTYFFSWLYAKKEFVNQSKLSLKETLSEGKSMIKLGFVLSLGSLATILTIFAIQIFITNKGGVDEVGFYNAAFIVINAYVGVIFTAMSKDYFPRLSSVVNEQVEMLKVVNQQAYIAVLLLTPIIVIFLAFIPTIISILFTKEFIPIIGILTFGILATLFKAVSWSMGFILVAKGDSKLYIKTEVGFNVLLLLISAFGYIYGGLTGVGMSYLVYYIIYLIGIKIITNSKYKFKFENEFYQVFLICMVLCLGAFYATYFDSLYLKYGILFVFIVASIIFSINRLDKKTDLIKELKQRITKNK, from the coding sequence ATGACGAATAAAAATTCATATCGTGATATTTTAAAAACCACATCTTTATTTAGTGGCGTTCAGGTATTGAACGTTTTAATATCTATTGTGAAATCAAAATTAGCAGCCATACTAATTGGTCCTGCTGGAATTGGTATACTAGGACTGCTTAATTCAACTTTAAATGTTATAGTAGGACTCTCTAAGCTAGGCTTAGATGTAAGTGCAGTTAAAGAAATCTCTGCTTTAAATGAAAAAAATAAGAGTAGAGCAATAAAAATAATTGATGTTTTAAGACGATTATGTTGGATTACAGGGTTATTAGGTGCTGTTATTACTTTTGTTTTTTCATCATGGTTAAGTAAGTTGACTTTTGGAGATTCGTCGCATACCACTTCGTTTATGCTGTTATCTTTTGCTGTATTGTTTAATCAATTAACAGTTGGAAACCTAGCTATTTTGCAAGGATTAAGGAAGTTGAAAAGATTAGCTAAAGCCTCTTTATGGGGAAGCTTTTTTAGTTTAATCGTGATTATTCCTTTGTATTATTACTACGGTATCGAAGGAATTGTGCCAGCTATTATTTTAATTTCCGTATTTACTTATTTCTTTTCATGGCTTTATGCAAAAAAGGAATTTGTTAATCAGTCAAAACTTTCTTTAAAAGAAACTTTAAGCGAGGGTAAGTCTATGATTAAGTTAGGCTTTGTGTTAAGCTTAGGGAGTCTAGCAACCATTTTAACCATTTTTGCTATTCAAATTTTTATAACCAATAAAGGAGGTGTTGATGAGGTTGGTTTTTATAATGCAGCCTTTATAGTAATTAATGCATATGTAGGTGTGATTTTTACCGCTATGAGTAAGGATTATTTTCCAAGATTATCTTCTGTTGTTAATGAACAAGTTGAAATGCTAAAAGTGGTAAATCAGCAAGCTTATATAGCTGTTTTGTTGCTAACCCCTATAATAGTAATCTTTCTCGCATTTATTCCTACTATTATTAGTATTCTGTTTACTAAAGAATTTATACCAATTATTGGTATTCTTACTTTTGGAATATTAGCCACTTTATTCAAAGCAGTATCATGGTCTATGGGGTTTATTCTTGTTGCTAAAGGAGATTCTAAACTTTATATAAAAACTGAAGTAGGTTTTAATGTGTTACTACTGTTAATAAGTGCTTTTGGATATATTTATGGAGGACTTACAGGTGTTGGTATGAGTTATTTGGTGTATTATATAATATATTTAATCGGAATAAAAATCATAACAAATAGTAAATATAAATTTAAATTTGAAAATGAATTTTATCAAGTTTTTCTTATTTGTATGGTACTTTGCTTAGGTGCTTTTTATGCAACATATTTCGACAGTTTATATTTAAAATACGGAATACTATTTGTTTTTATTGTTGCATCAATTATTTTTAGCATTAATAGGTTAGATAAAAAAACAGATTTAATAAAGGAATTAAAACAACGAATAACAAAAAATAAATAG
- a CDS encoding FdtA/QdtA family cupin domain-containing protein, whose product MNSLSLSNIKIIDIPKITDVRGNLSVIENDVIPFDIKRVYYLYDVPSGSYRGGHAHKQLQQLLIAISGSFDVVLKDKNGKEETITLNKPNKGLLIPNMVWREIEEFSSGAICLVVASEIYDKNDYIRDLDEFLSS is encoded by the coding sequence ATAAATAGTTTGAGTTTAAGCAATATTAAAATAATAGACATTCCAAAAATAACAGATGTTAGAGGTAACCTGTCAGTTATTGAAAACGATGTTATTCCATTTGATATAAAACGTGTCTATTATTTATACGATGTCCCAAGTGGTTCTTATAGAGGAGGCCATGCGCATAAACAATTGCAACAATTATTAATCGCTATTAGTGGAAGTTTTGATGTGGTTTTAAAGGATAAAAACGGAAAAGAAGAAACAATTACTTTAAACAAACCGAATAAAGGTTTATTGATTCCTAATATGGTTTGGAGAGAAATTGAAGAGTTTTCTTCAGGTGCTATTTGTTTAGTTGTTGCTTCGGAAATTTATGATAAAAACGACTATATTAGAGATTTAGATGAGTTTCTATCTAGTTAA
- a CDS encoding glycosyltransferase family 2 protein, translated as MISVLIPVYNYNIAELVNELHKQLVASNIDFEIICLDDKSNQYIIDLNLSIGSLSNTIYKLSDKNNGIAVNREILVNTAIYDWIILIDADVELIDDNYISNYLQAIKNGHEVVFGGISYKSTQPDTNSILRWKYGKQCEELEANKRNSHPYKVTSAANLCIKKDVYKQFGLGDIGNSYGMDIFFGPQLKLNKVPVIHIDNSVYHLGLESSSKYLGKVKFAVSTLLKLHCNNKVKEHENDLLKTFLLMKKTGLNYICSGLYKVLNSGIKKQLLSKKPKITLLQLYKILYMCYYDLNKR; from the coding sequence ATGATATCTGTATTAATTCCTGTTTATAATTATAATATTGCTGAGTTAGTAAATGAGTTACATAAACAGCTAGTAGCTTCAAATATTGATTTTGAAATTATTTGTTTGGATGACAAATCCAATCAATACATTATAGATTTAAATTTAAGCATAGGCTCTTTATCAAATACCATTTATAAACTATCCGACAAGAATAATGGTATAGCAGTAAACAGGGAAATTTTGGTTAATACAGCAATTTATGACTGGATTATACTTATTGATGCTGATGTGGAATTGATAGATGATAATTATATTTCAAATTATTTGCAAGCGATTAAGAATGGTCACGAAGTAGTTTTTGGAGGTATTTCATATAAAAGCACACAACCAGATACTAATAGTATTTTAAGGTGGAAATATGGTAAACAATGCGAAGAACTGGAAGCCAATAAACGCAATAGCCATCCATATAAAGTGACTTCAGCAGCCAACTTATGCATAAAAAAAGATGTGTATAAACAGTTTGGTTTAGGTGACATTGGAAACTCTTATGGTATGGACATCTTTTTTGGACCTCAACTAAAACTAAACAAAGTTCCTGTAATACATATAGATAATAGTGTTTATCACTTAGGTCTCGAAAGCAGTAGTAAGTATTTAGGCAAAGTAAAATTTGCTGTTTCTACATTGCTTAAGCTTCATTGTAACAATAAAGTTAAAGAACACGAAAATGATTTACTTAAAACATTTCTGTTAATGAAAAAAACTGGTCTCAACTATATCTGTTCGGGACTTTACAAGGTTCTTAATTCTGGAATTAAGAAGCAATTATTGTCAAAAAAACCTAAAATTACATTGCTACAACTTTATAAGATACTATATATGTGCTATTACGATTTGAACAAAAGATAA
- a CDS encoding glycosyltransferase — protein sequence MLPKLLYITTNLQGSGGVSRLLSVKLNYLIENYGYNIYVITTNNKSNTFFYEFNNNIKFHKIDIKDFGFWHLRKYKQMLQSIINDVKPDIIINCDNGFKGTLLPLLIKSNASLVYERHGSRQIKTKTFVEYLKKKTSNFVIDQSIKKYQVFAVSNDDDRKDWKSNNVKLIYNPIWFKPPLEDPKFDNKIVLAVGRHSVEKQFDLLLKIWQKVVKDNPDWTLKIFGESDNEKTLKTLVKKLEIGTQVELHPPTKNITAEYANASMLLNASSSEAFGLVIIEAMAYGLPAIAFESASGPKMLIDNDANGYLIKSFDIDAYANKVKQLIDNKILIRELSKNAKKSVKKFDIDVIMKQWHQLFQSIGE from the coding sequence TTGCTACCAAAATTATTATATATAACAACGAATTTACAAGGCTCTGGAGGTGTTTCAAGGTTGCTTTCGGTGAAGCTCAATTATTTAATTGAAAACTATGGTTATAATATTTATGTAATTACAACCAACAATAAATCCAATACTTTTTTTTATGAGTTTAATAACAACATTAAGTTTCATAAAATTGATATTAAAGATTTTGGATTTTGGCATTTAAGGAAATATAAACAAATGCTGCAAAGTATAATTAATGATGTGAAACCAGATATTATTATTAATTGTGACAATGGTTTTAAAGGAACTCTGCTTCCTCTTTTGATTAAATCTAATGCGTCGTTAGTTTATGAAAGACATGGTAGCAGACAAATCAAAACAAAAACATTTGTAGAATACCTTAAGAAAAAAACTTCCAATTTTGTAATTGACCAAAGTATTAAAAAATATCAAGTTTTTGCTGTTTCGAATGATGATGATAGAAAAGATTGGAAAAGCAACAATGTTAAGTTAATTTACAACCCAATTTGGTTTAAGCCACCTCTAGAAGATCCTAAATTTGACAATAAAATAGTCTTAGCTGTTGGAAGACATTCGGTAGAAAAACAATTTGACTTACTATTAAAAATATGGCAAAAGGTAGTTAAAGATAATCCTGATTGGACCCTTAAAATTTTTGGTGAAAGTGATAATGAAAAGACACTAAAAACATTGGTTAAAAAGCTAGAGATTGGTACTCAGGTAGAACTTCATCCACCAACAAAAAATATTACAGCAGAATATGCAAATGCTTCAATGCTCTTAAATGCATCATCCTCAGAAGCTTTTGGATTGGTGATTATTGAGGCTATGGCTTATGGTTTGCCAGCCATTGCATTTGAAAGTGCTTCTGGCCCAAAAATGTTAATCGATAATGATGCTAATGGTTACTTGATTAAAAGCTTTGATATTGATGCTTATGCTAATAAAGTAAAACAGTTAATTGATAATAAAATATTAATAAGAGAACTAAGTAAGAATGCAAAAAAGAGTGTGAAAAAATTTGATATAGATGTGATTATGAAGCAGTGGCATCAACTATTTCAATCAATAGGCGAGTAG
- a CDS encoding glycosyltransferase: protein MSRPKIALVGYRLNRGGAERVMANLSNFFHANNVEVHNIIVLDDIKYPHSGEVFNLGKLKNKHNGIFNKIKRLAALKNYLNKHDFDFIIDFRFRIKPIQELIISKWVYNTKTIFTVHSSKIDSYIPNFSPLTRLMYGNAFQNVAITKTMQRLIEDKHHLDNVSTIYNSIDIDDIVAKSQDTIELDFEYIVGVGQYDTNVKQFDKLIEAFAKSKLPKQGIALVILGEGKLKEYLESIAKSFDVESLVHFLGFKNNPFKYIKNAKFFVLSSELEGLPMVLLESLACKTPVVSFNCPTGPEEVISHGENGLLIEHQNIKALTEGINTMMYDSKLYETCKVNTFKTAQKFSVETIGKQWLELMNYKN, encoded by the coding sequence ATGAGTCGACCAAAAATTGCTTTAGTAGGATATCGATTAAATAGAGGAGGTGCTGAACGAGTAATGGCAAATTTATCTAACTTTTTTCATGCTAACAATGTTGAAGTTCATAACATAATTGTACTTGATGACATAAAGTACCCTCACTCTGGCGAGGTTTTTAATTTAGGAAAGTTAAAAAACAAGCATAATGGCATTTTTAACAAGATTAAAAGATTAGCTGCTTTAAAGAACTATTTAAATAAGCATGATTTTGATTTTATTATTGACTTTAGATTCAGAATTAAACCAATTCAAGAACTAATAATTTCTAAATGGGTCTATAATACCAAAACGATATTTACGGTGCATAGTTCAAAAATTGATAGCTATATACCAAATTTTTCACCATTAACTAGATTAATGTATGGTAATGCATTTCAAAATGTTGCTATTACAAAAACTATGCAACGATTAATTGAAGATAAGCATCATTTAGATAATGTATCGACAATATATAATTCTATAGATATTGATGATATTGTAGCTAAAAGTCAAGATACAATCGAATTGGATTTTGAATATATAGTTGGAGTAGGCCAGTACGATACTAATGTAAAACAGTTTGATAAACTTATTGAAGCATTCGCAAAATCTAAATTGCCTAAGCAAGGAATTGCTTTAGTAATATTAGGGGAAGGAAAATTGAAGGAATATTTAGAGTCTATTGCAAAATCTTTTGATGTTGAAAGTTTAGTGCATTTTTTAGGATTTAAAAATAATCCTTTCAAGTATATTAAGAATGCTAAATTCTTTGTATTATCTAGTGAATTAGAAGGTTTACCTATGGTTTTGTTAGAATCATTGGCGTGTAAAACTCCAGTCGTGTCATTTAATTGTCCAACTGGTCCAGAAGAAGTGATTAGTCATGGTGAAAATGGGCTTTTAATAGAACATCAAAATATTAAAGCTTTAACCGAAGGAATCAATACAATGATGTATGATAGTAAATTATATGAAACCTGTAAGGTGAATACTTTTAAAACAGCTCAGAAATTTTCGGTTGAAACAATTGGAAAACAATGGTTAGAATTAATGAATTATAAAAATTAG
- a CDS encoding uroporphyrinogen decarboxylase, with the protein MEIFGITLTEWVGYAAMFALLISFMMRDVKKLRIINSIGCALFVFYGFMLDISWPIIITNSAIICINFYYLFVRKN; encoded by the coding sequence ATGGAGATATTTGGAATTACTTTGACCGAATGGGTTGGTTATGCGGCTATGTTTGCATTACTAATTTCATTTATGATGAGAGATGTAAAAAAACTTCGTATTATTAATTCCATCGGTTGTGCATTATTTGTGTTTTATGGCTTTATGCTTGATATTTCTTGGCCTATTATAATTACAAATTCTGCAATAATTTGCATAAACTTCTACTATTTGTTTGTGAGGAAAAATTAG
- a CDS encoding GNAT family N-acetyltransferase: MFYRDFIEYHNDRFLDFSLLIFKDDILIAVFPANKDDNNVYSHQGLTYGGLILSDEIAFKDVLLAYKELLMFLNEKGINQLYIKLLPKIYHTLPSDEMNYLLFKSKAELTRRDLTSVIDAKYKLHVQSTNRKRGLKKAISHGLKVKEVNNFEDFWNTILIPNLKKTHNTNPVHSLLEITHLKSKFPNNIRQFNVYHEDSIVAGVTVFDTKHVAHVQYISANDDKQKLGSLDFLFQHLINDIFKNKKYFDFGISNVNQGQQINKGLLSWKESFGARTIVHEFYKIDTKNYVELNSAFV, encoded by the coding sequence TTGTTTTATAGGGATTTTATTGAGTATCATAATGATAGATTTCTTGATTTTTCATTGTTAATTTTTAAAGATGATATACTCATTGCAGTTTTTCCAGCCAATAAGGATGATAATAATGTCTATTCGCATCAAGGATTAACTTATGGTGGACTTATTCTTAGCGATGAAATTGCTTTTAAAGATGTGCTGTTAGCATATAAGGAACTACTAATGTTTCTAAATGAGAAAGGTATTAACCAGCTTTATATAAAATTACTCCCAAAAATTTATCACACCTTGCCAAGTGATGAAATGAATTATTTGCTTTTTAAAAGTAAAGCAGAATTAACTAGGAGAGATCTAACCTCGGTTATTGACGCAAAATATAAATTGCATGTGCAATCAACAAACAGAAAGAGAGGATTGAAAAAAGCCATTTCACATGGTTTAAAAGTCAAAGAAGTAAATAATTTTGAAGATTTTTGGAATACTATTTTAATTCCAAACTTGAAAAAGACACATAATACAAATCCAGTACACTCACTTTTAGAAATCACACATCTTAAATCTAAATTTCCAAATAACATTAGACAGTTCAATGTTTATCATGAAGATAGTATAGTTGCTGGAGTAACTGTTTTTGACACAAAACATGTAGCTCATGTACAGTATATTTCAGCTAATGATGACAAACAAAAATTAGGGAGCTTAGATTTTCTTTTTCAACATCTTATTAATGATATATTTAAAAACAAAAAATATTTCGATTTTGGCATTTCTAATGTCAATCAAGGTCAGCAAATAAATAAAGGCTTGCTATCTTGGAAAGAATCTTTTGGCGCACGAACTATAGTGCATGAATTTTATAAGATTGATACAAAGAATTATGTAGAACTTAATTCAGCTTTTGTATGA
- a CDS encoding glycosyltransferase, translating into MILLSVHLITYNNEHHIEETLQSILKQNVDFDYEIVVGDDCSTDGTLNIIETYAAKHPNLFNIKKNNEQLGILKNFKTTLDRCSGTFVFDIAGDDMLKTTDALQKMVNVFKGNHNLGFVDTGFDSYYEDTKTISVFNNESIICSTKEAYKEAVLLGNIAPIGHCYRKDALLKYVDFDTYKNMDITIEDYPILVDMVMNTEFERINEPLCIYRSHDASFSHQKDINTLVFQKLQMKKLFDYFAKKYAFPNEIRKSYLSSHNKALLFYAGYFSNKKLGKEFYKAIKSKSLKDRIHYLASQFPLLRKLISLRKRIKFN; encoded by the coding sequence ATGATTTTGCTTTCTGTACATCTTATAACTTATAATAACGAGCATCATATAGAAGAGACTCTTCAATCCATTTTGAAACAAAACGTTGATTTTGATTATGAAATTGTTGTTGGTGATGATTGTTCAACAGATGGCACTTTAAATATTATTGAGACTTATGCTGCAAAACATCCAAACTTGTTCAATATTAAAAAGAATAATGAGCAATTAGGAATTCTAAAAAACTTTAAAACAACTTTAGATAGATGTAGTGGGACTTTTGTGTTTGATATTGCTGGCGATGACATGCTTAAAACTACTGATGCCTTACAAAAAATGGTAAATGTATTTAAGGGCAATCATAATTTAGGTTTTGTTGATACTGGGTTTGATAGTTATTACGAAGACACAAAAACCATTAGCGTTTTTAATAATGAATCAATTATTTGTAGTACGAAAGAGGCATACAAAGAAGCTGTCCTACTAGGTAATATTGCTCCTATTGGTCACTGTTATAGAAAAGATGCATTGCTCAAATATGTAGATTTTGATACCTATAAAAATATGGACATAACCATTGAAGATTATCCCATTTTGGTTGATATGGTTATGAATACTGAATTTGAAAGAATAAATGAACCGTTGTGTATTTATAGATCACATGATGCTTCTTTCTCACATCAAAAGGATATAAATACGCTTGTTTTTCAAAAACTTCAAATGAAAAAGCTGTTTGATTATTTTGCAAAAAAATATGCGTTCCCTAATGAAATAAGAAAAAGTTATTTAAGCAGTCACAATAAAGCTCTATTATTTTATGCTGGTTATTTTAGTAATAAGAAACTAGGAAAAGAGTTCTATAAAGCCATCAAATCAAAATCCTTAAAAGATAGGATTCATTATTTGGCGAGTCAATTTCCTTTGCTCAGAAAATTAATTTCTTTAAGAAAAAGAATTAAATTTAACTAG
- a CDS encoding O-antigen translocase, with amino-acid sequence MKKLIKYINSKVLVKIAWLHSATVLTKIISGFLTTKFIAIFIGAEGMALIGNLRSFFTSIQTFATVGLYNGVVKYIGKFKDDAVKLGKTISTAYYLGFFATFLVSLMCYYNAERVNFFLFSENYDFIYIIKIMALAIPFYSLNMFCFSIMNGFSKYKILLVINIIGQIMGLGVTLLLIWKNNIDGALISVVISPSLIFLITLVGILNRRSLISQIKVENINFKKIKKFGPFALMALVSGIALPLVTIAIRNYIITTQGMNSAGYWEAMNRISTYYLMFVNSLMTLYFLPRFAEITDKKEFRIEVFSFYKNIAPVFGLGLFVIYLLKPFVIVLFLSDDFTPVKELFGWQLLGDFIKILSVLIAYNFIAKKMFWHFIITELFLVFITYFTSLYFVDIYGVVGANIAHFVSYVMYFVIILIIFSSSLFGVIPEYDE; translated from the coding sequence TTGAAAAAGTTAATTAAATATATTAATAGCAAAGTTTTAGTTAAAATTGCTTGGTTACATTCTGCAACAGTTTTAACTAAAATTATTTCCGGATTTTTAACTACAAAGTTTATTGCCATTTTTATAGGAGCCGAAGGGATGGCTTTAATTGGTAACTTAAGAAGCTTTTTTACTTCTATTCAAACATTTGCAACCGTTGGACTTTACAATGGTGTTGTAAAATATATAGGTAAGTTTAAAGATGATGCTGTTAAGCTAGGAAAAACCATTTCTACAGCTTATTACTTAGGATTTTTTGCAACCTTTTTAGTGAGTTTAATGTGTTATTATAATGCTGAAAGAGTTAACTTTTTTTTATTTTCTGAAAATTATGATTTTATCTATATCATAAAAATAATGGCACTTGCTATTCCTTTTTATTCTTTGAATATGTTTTGCTTTTCTATAATGAATGGATTCTCGAAGTATAAAATTTTGTTAGTAATCAATATTATAGGGCAAATCATGGGATTAGGAGTGACTTTGTTGTTGATTTGGAAAAATAATATTGATGGTGCACTAATTTCAGTAGTTATTTCACCATCGTTAATATTTTTAATTACACTAGTTGGAATATTAAACAGAAGAAGTTTAATAAGTCAAATTAAGGTCGAAAATATAAACTTTAAAAAGATTAAGAAATTTGGACCATTTGCATTAATGGCTTTAGTGTCTGGTATTGCATTACCTTTGGTTACTATTGCTATTAGAAATTATATAATAACTACCCAAGGAATGAATAGTGCTGGCTATTGGGAGGCAATGAACAGAATTTCAACATATTATTTAATGTTCGTAAATTCTCTAATGACACTTTATTTTCTCCCAAGATTTGCCGAAATAACGGATAAAAAGGAATTTAGAATAGAGGTGTTTAGTTTTTATAAGAATATTGCTCCAGTCTTTGGGTTAGGCCTTTTTGTTATTTATTTGCTTAAACCATTTGTAATTGTATTGTTTTTATCAGATGATTTTACGCCTGTTAAAGAATTGTTTGGATGGCAATTATTGGGAGATTTTATAAAGATTCTATCAGTTTTAATAGCGTATAATTTTATAGCTAAGAAAATGTTTTGGCACTTTATAATAACAGAATTGTTTTTAGTCTTTATAACTTATTTTACAAGCTTGTACTTTGTAGATATATATGGAGTGGTTGGCGCAAACATCGCACATTTTGTTAGCTATGTTATGTATTTTGTAATTATATTAATAATTTTTAGCAGTTCTCTATTTGGTGTAATCCCTGAGTATGACGAATAA
- a CDS encoding DegT/DnrJ/EryC1/StrS family aminotransferase: MDLQSVNARFDKEFKEAYIKFLTSGRYILGKEVDNFETNFADFCGTKFCIGTANGLDALTLIFKAYIELGLLQKGDEVIVPANTYIASILAILQAGLEPVLVEPDLETFNLSSSKIENATTWKTRAVLVVHLYGQLIDVEPIKKISRKHNLLLIEDAAQAHGAKNELGKKAGNIGDAAGFSFYPSKNLGALGDGGCVTTNNQDLAKMIRMLANYGTISKYVNEVKGINSRLDEIQAMFLNIKLPLLDSDNSRRIEIAKQYVKGITSRKITLPSFSGRGNHVFHQFVIRVETRDDFIDYLNKNVVETIIHYPIPPHKQKALEEFSYLNLPITEKIHKTVVSLPLYPTMTNQDIQKVIELLNTY; encoded by the coding sequence ATGGATTTACAAAGTGTTAATGCACGATTTGATAAAGAATTTAAAGAAGCTTATATTAAGTTTTTAACTTCAGGCAGGTATATTTTAGGTAAGGAAGTAGACAATTTTGAAACCAATTTTGCTGATTTCTGTGGTACAAAATTTTGTATTGGAACAGCAAATGGTTTAGACGCATTAACATTAATTTTTAAGGCGTATATTGAACTTGGTTTACTGCAAAAAGGAGACGAAGTAATTGTTCCTGCTAACACATATATAGCATCAATATTAGCAATTCTTCAAGCGGGGTTAGAACCAGTTTTAGTAGAACCTGATTTAGAAACATTTAACCTTTCTTCTAGTAAAATTGAGAATGCTACTACCTGGAAAACTAGAGCTGTTCTTGTAGTGCATTTGTATGGACAACTTATAGATGTAGAACCAATAAAAAAAATATCTAGAAAACATAACTTATTACTTATAGAGGATGCTGCTCAAGCTCATGGTGCAAAAAATGAGTTAGGCAAAAAAGCCGGAAACATTGGTGATGCTGCAGGATTTAGTTTTTATCCGAGTAAAAATCTAGGAGCATTAGGTGATGGAGGTTGCGTTACTACTAATAATCAAGATTTAGCTAAAATGATTCGTATGTTGGCTAATTACGGAACTATTTCAAAATATGTAAACGAGGTTAAAGGCATTAATTCTAGGTTAGATGAAATTCAAGCTATGTTCTTGAATATTAAATTGCCTTTACTGGATTCAGATAATAGTCGTAGAATTGAAATAGCAAAGCAATATGTGAAAGGTATAACATCTAGGAAAATTACCTTACCTAGTTTTTCTGGGCGCGGTAATCATGTTTTTCATCAATTTGTAATTAGAGTAGAAACTAGGGATGATTTTATAGACTACTTAAACAAAAATGTAGTAGAAACAATAATACATTACCCAATTCCACCTCACAAACAAAAAGCTTTAGAAGAATTTTCGTACTTAAATCTTCCAATTACCGAAAAAATTCATAAAACAGTTGTAAGTTTGCCATTGTACCCAACAATGACAAACCAAGATATACAAAAAGTAATAGAACTTTTAAATACCTACTAA